Proteins from one Cicer arietinum cultivar CDC Frontier isolate Library 1 chromosome 3, Cicar.CDCFrontier_v2.0, whole genome shotgun sequence genomic window:
- the LOC101497500 gene encoding uncharacterized protein, giving the protein MAVTTPSLTATEKKHWWLTNRKIVEKYIKDARSLIATQEQNEIVSALNLLDAALAISPRYDQALELKARSLLYLRRFKDVADMLQDYIPSLRMANEDPSSVSSDSSSREGVKLLSSDSSPVRDQSFKCFSVSDLKKKVMAGLCKSCDKEGQWRYLVLGEACCHLGLMEDAMVLLQTGKRIASAAFRRESVCWSDDSFPLSTIPLAGDTTNQPPTTPPRVPLNYTEGVTQLLTHIKFLLRRRTAALAALDAGLYSEAIRHFSKIVDGRRASPQGFLAECYMHRATAHRSAGRIAESIADCNRTLSLDPTCIQALETRASLFETIRCLPDALHDLEHLKLLYNSILRDRKLPGPAWKRHNIRYREIPGKLSALTAKIQELKQRLGSGETTSVDYYALIGVRRGCSRSELERAHVLLCLRHKPDKATNFMERCEFADERDIDTVKEKAKMSALLLYRLVQKGYTSVMSNILDEEGAEKQRKKNAAAAAVQVAAIQVMKKTNETELMNNNIKVEETCQSQSQISSCNVNPAVFQGVFCRDLAVVGNLLTQVGFNRPIPVKYEALSC; this is encoded by the exons ATGGCGGTGACCACTCCCTCCCTCACCGCTACAGAAAAGAAACACTGGTGGCTCACTAACCGTAAG ATTGTTGAGAAATACATCAAAGACGCTCGTAGCTTAATAGCGACGCAAGAACAAAACGAGATCGTTTCGGCTTTGAATCTTCTAGATGCGGCTTTGGCTATATCTCCGCGATACGATCAAGCGCTTGAGCTAAAAGCGAGGTCGTTGCTTTATCTACGAAGATTCAAAGATGTAGCAGATATGCTACAAGATTACATTCCGAGTTTGAGAATGGCGAATGAAGATCCTTCATCCGTTTCTTCTGATAGTTCTTCGAGGGAAGGAGTGAAGCTTCTTTCTTCTGATTCATCACCGGTTCGAGATCAGAGTTTTAAGTGTTTTTCCGTTTCTGACCTTAAGAAGAAGGTTATGGCTGGTTTATGTAAAAGTTGTGATAAAGAAGGGCAATGGAG ATACTTGGTTCTGGGTGAAGCATGCTGCCATTTAGGACTAATGGAAGATGCAATGGTTCTTCTCCAAACTGGAAAACGAATTGCCAGCGCAGCATTCCGGCGAGAGAGTGTTTGCTGGTCCGATGACAGTTTTCCTCTATCAACCATCCCCCTCGCTGGAGACACCACAAACCAACCACCCACCACACCACCGCGAGTCCCTCTCAACTACACAGAAGGCGTAACACAACTCCTCACACACATCAAATTCCTCCTCCGCCGACGCACAGCAGCACTCGCTGCCCTCGACGCCGGTCTCTACTCAGAAGCCATCCGCCACTTCTCAAAAATTGTGGATGGTCGCCGCGCATCCCCTCAAGGATTCCTTGCTGAATGCTACATGCACAGAGCCACCGCACACCGTTCCGCTGGTCGAATCGCAGAATCCATAGCCGATTGTAACCGAACCCTTTCCCTCGACCCAACATGTATTCAAGCCTTAGAAACTAGAGCTTCACTCTTTGAAACAATTCGTTGCTTACCAGATGCTCTTCACGATTTAGAACACTTAAAACTCCTCTACAATTCCATATTGCGTGACAGGAAACTTCCAGGTCCTGCATGGAAACGACACAACATAAGATACAGAGAGATTCCAGGGAAACTCTCTGCTCTCACCGCAAAAATTCAAGAACTGAAACAGAGGTTGGGTTCTGGTGAAACAACTAGTGTTGATTACTATGCATTGATTGGAGTACGACGTGGTTGTTCACGTTCTGAATTGGAAAGAGCTCATGTATTGCTGTGTCTTCGTCATAAACCAGATAAAGCTACTAATTTCATGGAAAGGTGTGAGTTTGCGGATGAACGTGATATTGACACAGTGAAAGAGAAAGCGAAGATGTCAGCATTGTTGTTGTATAGATTGGTTCAAAAGGGTTACACAAGTGTGATGAGTAATATTTTAGATGAAGAAGGTGCTgagaaacagaggaagaagaatgCTGCTGCTGCTGCAGTACAAGTAGCTGCAATTCAAGTAATGAAGAAAACAAATGAAACTGAGTTgatgaataataatattaaggTTGAAGAGACATGTCAGTCTCAGTCTCAGATATCTTCTTGTAATGTGAATCCTGCGGTGTTTCAGGGTGTATTTTGCCGTGACCTTGCGGTGGTTGGGAATTTGTTAACTCAGGTGGGATTTAATAGACCGATTCCGGTGAAGTATGAAGCTTTGAGCTGCTAA